In Bombina bombina isolate aBomBom1 unplaced genomic scaffold, aBomBom1.pri scaffold_2073, whole genome shotgun sequence, one genomic interval encodes:
- the LOC128644545 gene encoding myb-binding protein 1A-like protein — translation MEQDLKKSGEGDVSQQTECMGCLDLQRVTSLYREALNVFMTKRNSPLTAAMFNDLFTRFPFMCKPLLGIITKSVKDGARQHQQ, via the exons ATGGAACAGGACCTGAAGAAATCCGGTGAAGGAGACGTATCTCAACAG ACAGAGTGTATGGGCTGCCTTGATCTTCAGAGGGTAACTTCTCTCTATAGGGAGGCACTGAACGTGTTCATGACTAAGAGGAACAGTCCTCTGACTGCAGCCATGTTTAATGATTTATTTACTCGCTTCCCT TTTATGTGTAAACCGTTGCTGGGTATAATAACCAAGTCTGTGAAAGACGGAGCCAGGCAGCATCAGCAG